In the Theobroma cacao cultivar B97-61/B2 chromosome 1, Criollo_cocoa_genome_V2, whole genome shotgun sequence genome, one interval contains:
- the LOC18612857 gene encoding 26S proteasome regulatory subunit 4 homolog A, with product MGQGTPGGLNRQGLPGDRKSDGSDKKEKKFEPAAPPARVGRRQRKQKGPEAAARLPTVTPLTKCKLRLLKLERIKDYLLMEEEFVANQERLKPQEEKAEEDRSKVDDLRGSPMSVGNLEELIDENHAIVSSSVGPEYYVGILSFVDKDQLEPGCAILMHNKVLSVVGLLQDEVDPMVSVMKVEKAPLESYADIGGLDAQIQEIKEAVELPLTHPELYEDIGIKPPKGVILYGEPGTGKTLLAKAVANSTSATFLRVVGSELIQKYLGDGPKLVRELFRVADDLSPSIVFIDEIDAVGTKRYDAHSGGEREIQRTMLELLNQLDGFDSRGDVKVILATNRIESLDPALLRPGRIDRKIEFPLPDIKTRRRIFQIHTSRMTLADDVNLEEFVMTKDEFSGADIKAICTEAGLLALRERRMKVTHADFKKAKEKVMFKKKEGVPEGLYM from the exons ATGGGTCAGGGTACACCGGGCGGTCTGAACCGGCAAGGTCTCCCAGGAGACCGGAAATCCGATGGCTCTgacaagaaagagaagaaatttgAGCCAGCGGCACCCCCTGCCAGGGTGGGTCGCAGGCAACGAAAACAGAAAGGACCCGAAGCCGCTGCTCGGCTCCCCACAGTAACGCCGCTGACCAAGTGTAAGCTCCGGCTGTTAAAGCTGGAGCGGATCAAGGACTACTTACTGATGGAAGAAGAGTTCGTGGCTAACCAGGAACGGCTCAAACCGCAGGAAGAGAAAGCGGAGGAGGATCGATCTAAAGTCGATGATTTAAGAGGGTCGCCAATGAGTGTGGGTAATTTGGAGGAGCTGATCGATGAGAATCATGCGATTGTTTCGTCGTCGGTTGGGCCGGAGTATTATGTTGGGATTTTATCGTTTGTTGATAAGGATCAGTTGGAGCCTGGTTGTGCTATTTTGATGCACAATAAG GTTCTGTCTGTTGTTGGACTTCTGCAAGATGAAGTTGATCCAATGGTATCAGTGATGAAGGTTGAAAAGGCTCCATTGGAATCTTATGCGGATATAGGAGGTTTGGATGCTCAGATACAGGAGATTAAAGAGGCTGTTGAGCTCCCTCTTACTCACCCTGAATTATATGAAGATATTGGTATTAAGCCTCCAAAAGGAGTTATATTGTATGGAGAGCCTGGGACAGGCAAGACATTGCTTGCAAAG GCAGTGGCAAATTCTACATCAGCAACTTTCTTACGTGTTGTTGGCAGTGAATTAATTCAGAAGTACTTAGGAGATGGTCCCAAGTTAGTTAGGGAACTCTTCAGAGTTGCCGATGACCTCTCCCCATCAATTGTCTTCATTGATGAAATTGATGCAGTTGGTACTAAGAG GTATGATGCCCATTCTGGTGGTGAACGTGAAATCCAGAGGACCATGTTGGAGTTGCTGAACCAATTAGATGGCTTTGACTCAAGAGGAGATGTCAAAGTGATTCTTGCAACAAACCGAATTGAAAGTCTGGATCCAGCTTTGCTTCGCCCTGGTCGAATCGATAGGAAGATTGAATTTCCCTTACCTGACATCAAAACAAGGAGGCGTATTTTCCAG ATACATACATCAAGGATGACATTGGCTGATGATGTAAACTTGGAAGAATTTGTTATGACTAAAGATGAGTTCTCTGGAGCTGATATAAAGGCAATATGTACTGAGGCTGGTTTACTTGCTTTAAGGGAACGCCGCATGAAG